Proteins from a genomic interval of Coccinella septempunctata chromosome 2, icCocSept1.1, whole genome shotgun sequence:
- the LOC123307225 gene encoding splicing factor 3B subunit 2 — MGDQTNNMPPPMNPMMIPPFGPPGTQGWTGDEFERPPPMGPPPMGPPPIGPPPVGDKQLPSLLSLKVDPPEELVGQNSEVVLPQVLEEVLALKNQRAMELGTDDSGSGAPILRETPAVPAENEIIWEKDDTVEENNEKGDTKSNKENKSNKNKKKKKKKRKNRIQPEKKLENGDKTNAEGMDAKEDVEVEYVQESVSLHELAPQYRQFYHILEAFKISEQKSDLPPPTLATPTFLSSKAGIITASDQFQEDGEDGDEKKPEDKSKLSKRKLKKMTRLSVAELKQLVNRPDVVEMHDVTARDPKLLVQLKAHRNTVQVPRHWCFKRKYLQGKRGIEKPPFNLPDFIKRTGIMEMRASLQDKDESKTLKAKMRERARPKLGKIDIDYQKLHDAFFKWQTKPKMTIHGDLYYEGKEFETRLKEKKPGDLSEELRTALGMPVGPNANKVPPPWLIAMQRYGPPPSYPNLKIPGLNAPIPDGCSFGYHAGGWGKPPVDENGKPLYGDVFGTNTSHIDDIGDDPTVDRTLWGELESESEEESEEEEEEEEKDAVPDESGLVTPAEGLVTPSGLTSIPAGMETPEAIELRKKKIENEMDGSETPVLYHIIPEKRNERIGNSMMASTHVYDMAAVAQPAQGGTRRGLDKEGMVELALDPSELDLDSDAMAVRYEQQMRENQSQLQKEDLSDMLAEHVAKQKNKRKRQQQQDTKQTKKYKEFKF; from the exons atggggGATCAAACAAATAAT ATGCCTCCCCCTATGAATCCAATGATGATACCCCCTTTCGGACCTCCTGGTACTCAGGGTTGGACCGGGGACGAATTTG aACGACCTCCTCCTATGGGTCCACCGCCAATGGGCCCACCACCCATAGGACCTCCTCCGGTAGGTGACAAACAACTACCTTCTTTGCTTAGTCTCAAAGTTGATCCTCCAGAGGAGCTTGTAGGACAAAATAGCGAAGTTGTGTTACCTCAAGTTTTAGAAGAAGTATTGGCTTTGAAAAATCAAAGAGCTATGGAACTTGGAACAGATGACTCAGGATCTGGGGCACCAATCCTCAGAGAAACTCCTGCTGTTCCTGCCGAGAATGAAATTATTTGGGAGAAAGATGATACAGTG GAAGAGAATAATGAAAAGGGTGATACCAAGTCAAATAAAGAGAATAAATCtaataaaaacaaaaagaaaaaaaagaagaagaggaAGAATAGGATacagccagaaaaaaaattagaaaatggtGATAAAACGAATGCTGAGGGAATGGATGCAAAGGAAGATGTAGAAGTAGA atATGTCCAAGAATCTGTAAGTTTACATGAACTAGCTCCACAATACCGGCAGTTTTATCACATCTTAGAAGCTTTCAAAATTAGTGAACAAAAGTCAGATCTACCTCCTCCAACTTTAGCAACACCAACATTTTTATCAAGTAAAGCCGGAATTATAACTGCTAGTGATCAGTTCCAAGAAGATGGAGAGGATGGAGATGAG aaaaaacctGAGGATAAATCCAAACTTTCTAAACGTAAGTTGAAGAAAATGACACGTCTCAGTGTAGCTGAGCTGAAGCAGCTTGTGAATAGACCAGATGTTGTTGAAATGCATGATGTCACTGCGAGAGATCCAAAATTGCTTGTCCAATTGAAAGCTCACCGTAACACAGTCCAG GTCCCACGTCATTGGTgtttcaaaagaaaatatttgcaAGGCAAAAGGGGTATAGAGAAACCACCATTTAACTTACCTGATTTCATTAAACGTACTGGTATCATGGAAATGAGGGCATCCCTTCAAGATAAAGATGAATCAAAAACATTGAAAGCAAAAATGAGGGAAAGGGCAAGACCAAAGTTAGGGAAAATTGATATAGATTATCAAAAACTACACGACGCCTTCTTCAAGTGGCAAACGAAACCAAAAATGACTATTCATGGTGATCTTTACTATGAAGGCAAAGAATTTGAAACAAGGttaaaagaaaaaaagccaGGTGACCTTTCTGAAGAGCTTAGAACAGCTCTTGGTATGCCTGTAGGACCAAATGCCAACAAAGTTCCTCCCCCATGGCTAATTGCCATGCAGCGTTACGGTCCCCCACCCAGTTACCCCAACTTGAAAATTCCTGGTCTCAATGCCCCAATACCAGACGGATGTTCATTCGGTTACCATGCGGGTGGTTGGGGTAAACCTCCAGTTGACGAAAATGGTAAACCCCTTTACGGTGATGTGTTTGGAACGAACACTAGCCACATTGATGATATTGGAGATGATCCAACTGTAGATAGGACATTGTGGGGAGAATTAGAGTCGGAATCCGAAGAAGAAAGTGAAGAAGAAGAGGAGGAAGAAGAGAAAGATGCAGTTCCGGACGAATCTGGTCTGGTCACTCCGGCTGAAGGTTTGGTCACTCCAAGTGGTCTCACAAGTATACCGGCTGGTATGGAAACACCGGAGGCTATAGAGTTGAGAAAGAAGAAAATCGAAAACGAAATGGATGG ATCGGAAACGCCTGTGCTTTATCACATCATTCCAGAAAAACGAAATGAGCGTATTGGTAACTCGATGATGGCCAGTACCCATGTTTATGATATGGCAGCCGTTGCTCAACCTGCCCAGGGGGGCACTAGGCGGGGATTGGACAAAGAAGGAATGGTTGAATTGGCTCTTGATCCTTCAGAGTTGGACTTGGATAGCGATGCCATGGCGGTACGTTACGAGCAACAGATGAGAGAAAATCAGTCGCAGTTGCAGAAAGAAGATCTCAGCGATATGTTAGCAGAACATGTGGCTAAACAAAAG aacaaGCGCAAGCGACAACAGCAGCAAGACACAAAGCAAACTAAAAAATATAAGGAAttcaaattttga
- the LOC123308002 gene encoding kinesin-like protein KIF23 codes for MNTPYRSTHHTPRVLKREKTNLSTTSSDISKEPVRVYCRIRPLNDPDDASCISLISPTVLSLNTSADPKYTSQRELHCQFKQIFTSYATQKEVFDFVAMPLLQDLLKGKNALLLGYGVTGSGKTHTLSGEPSDPGIMPRCINTIFNTIGDYQTPKFTVKPDRMNGYQIQSENDAIHDRFLESRANNAKVARGKTPRKVVDQPFYFNDGTRINDVDVDCSYAVFVSYVEIYNNTVYDLLDESNGKNLQPKILREDLQKNMYVIGVTEVEVKSAEEAFEVLNAGQRKKRMGHTLLNAESSRSHSVFNIRLVQIEQVAHNSDGVAVIPDSNLIKISQLSLADLAGSERTNRTQTTGMRLKEAGRINNSLMCLRNCLEILRENQLTGSNKLVPYRDSRLTFLFKNFFEGYGKVEMMVCVNPSIRDYDENLQVMKFAEMSQDIKIKKNEHKDTPFARKTVKRMLNTPLSVTKAKSNSSFTLPKIPSFIFSATNLEETVAQLDQIAKVLKQRSSKFTGNYNEYSLKESNFRRRLCEMNDNYILNSSEMRSMKAIIKKEKQETLDLKNKISDLETVNDSLASKNNELQDVVINLRQIIDEKDMRINQKILEKEKAKQKFVLANEQMSQELEHKLRKQREQIQASMQAKENKLKRVREILESNDTIEPKRPQFQQYEAELGSTPMQEIQHSNRRNVLTPAPRNRRSRSDGEVWLEHNAVKPVPLGTVLQPTMNKRKSLTKLTKASDITHPKQSKYCLIAQNQDTDGEIETKLYKGDIVSTCGGGAQVIFNDVELLKQMSPTGTP; via the coding sequence ATGAATACACCTTATAGAAGTACACACCATACCCCAAGGGTTTTGAAGAGGGAAAAAACGAATCTTTCAACCACAAGCTCCGATATATCCAAAGAACCGGTAAGGGTCTACTGTAGAATACGGCCTTTAAACGATCCAGACGATGCATCTTGCATATCTTTGATATCACCTACAGTGTTATCGCTCAATACATCTGCAGATCCAAAATACACATCGCAAAGAGAATTGCATTGCCAGTTCAAACAGATTTTCACTTCTTATGCTACTCAAAAAGAGGTCTTCGATTTTGTTGCCATGCCACTCCTTCAGGATTTACTCAAAGGTAAGAATGCTTTACTACTTGGATATGGAGTTACTGGTTCAGGGAAAACTCATACATTGTCTGGTGAGCCTAGTGATCCTGGAATAATGCCTCGTTGCATAAACACAATATTCAATACAATAGGTGATTACCAAACCCCTAAATTCACTGTTAAACCAGATAGAATGAATGGATATCAAATTCAATCTGAAAATGACGCGATTCATGATAGGTTCTTAGAGAGTAGAGCAAATAATGCGAAAGTTGCCAGAGGTAAAACTCCAAGGAAGGTTGTAGATCAACCTTTTTATTTCAATGATGGTACTAGGATAAATGATGTGGATGTGGATTGTTCATATGCTGTCTTTGTAAGTTACGTAGAAATTTACAATAATACAGTTTATGACTTATTAGATGAGTCTAATGGAAAAAATTTACAACCAAAAATTTTGAGAGAGgatcttcaaaaaaatatgtatgTAATTGGAGTAACTGAAGTGGAAGTGAAATCTGCTGAAGAAGCTTTTGAAGTATTAAATGCAGGCCAGCGCAAAAAAAGAATGGGACACACTCTCTTGAATGCAGAATCAAGTCGGTCACATTCTGTGTTTAATATTCGATTGGTTCAAATCGAACAAGTTGCTCATAATAGTGATGGAGTTGCTGTTATTCCTGATTCTAATTTGATTAAGATATCACAGTTGAGTTTAGCCGATTTGGCTGGTTCTGAAAGGACAAATCGTACTCAAACAACTGGTATGAGACTGAAAGAAGCTGGAAGGATTAATAACTCACTTATGTGTTTGAGAAATTGTTTAGAAATCTTGAGAGAAAATCAGCTTACTGGATCCAATAAGCTGGTACCCTATAGGGATAGTAGGCTAACATttctttttaaaaatttttttgaaggatATGGAAAAGTTGAAATGATGGTTTGTGTTAATCCTTCTATACGAGACTATGATGAGAATCTGCAAGTGATGAAATTTGCAGAAATGTCTCAAGATATTAAAATCAAAAAGAATGAACATAAAGACACACCATTTGCCAGGAAAACTGTGAAAAGAATGTTAAATACACCCTTGTCTGTAACTAAGGCTAAATCTAATTCCTCATTTACTCTACCTAAAATACCCAGTTTCATTTTCAGTGCAACTAATTTAGAGGAAACAGTTGCTCAATTAGATCAAATTGCCAAAGTTCTGAAGCAACGAAGTTCAAAGTTCACAggaaattataatgaatacagtCTGAAAGAGAGTAATTTCAGAAGAAGATTATGTGAAATGAATGACAACTATATTCTCAATTCTTCTGAAATGAGAAGTATGAAAGCAATTATCAAGAAAGAGAAACAGGAAACTCTTGACTTGAAgaataaaatttctgatttAGAAACTGTAAATGACAGTCTTGCATCCAAAAACAATGAATTACAAGATGTTGTGATAAATTTGAGACAGATAATTGATGAGAAAGATATGCGTATTAACCAGAAAATATTAGAAAAGGAGAAAGCAAAGCAGAAATTTGTTTTAGCAAATGAACAAATGTCACAAGAATTAGAGCATAAATTGAGGAAGCAACGTGAACAAATTCAAGCTTCGATGCAAGCTAAAgagaataaattgaaaagaGTGAGAGAAATTCTGGAGAGCAATGATACTATAGAACCGAAGCGACCACAATTTCAACAATATGAAGCTGAACTTGGATCAACACCAATGCAAGAGATCCAACATTCTAATAGGAGAAATGTCCTGACGCCAGCACCACGGAATAGACGGTCAAGATCAGATGGAGAAGTTTGGTTAGAACATAATGCAGTCAAGCCGGTACCTTTGGGTACCGTTTTGCAACCAACAATGAATAAACGGAAGTCTCTGACAAAATTAACCAAGGCTAGTGATATAACTCATCCCAAACAAAGTAAATATTGTTTGATTGCTCAAAATCAAGACACTGACGGTGAAATCGAAACAAAATTGTATAAAGGTGATATTGTGTCAACTTGTGGAGGGGGGGCTCAAGTTATTTTCAATGATGTTGAACTGTTGAAACAGATGAGTCCTACAGGAACTCCTTAG